In Victivallis lenta, the DNA window GACCTGGCGGAAGCCGCCGGCGTATCGGTTTCGCAGGCGTCCCGGGCGCTGAACGGCAAGGCCGAAGTCGCGCCGGAAGTGCGGCAGCGGATTCACGAACTGGCCCGGAAGATGAATTACCGGAATCTGTCGCACCAGCATACCGTCACGCTGGCCGTTCTGATCAGCTGGATGGATCATTTCACTGCAAGCTTGTTCAATGCACTGAGCCGGGAGGCGGAGCGGAACGGAATCCGTCTCGCCGTGATTTCGCCGCAGCATCTTTCGATGCTCGACGAATGGCTTTTCGACGGGGTGATTCTGATTTCCGGCCGCATCCTGATTCCGGACTGGCATGAACGGTGCCGGCTGCCGCTGGTCGCCGTGAACAGCCGGGGAAACCTGCTCGACCGGATTCCCGGCGTCTTTTCCGACGGCGGCTTCTCGCAGGCGATGGAGTACCTGATCAGCCGGGGACACCGCCGGATTGCGGTCGTCAACCCCGGAGCGGACATTCCGACCCGGGATGGGAAGAGAGGCGAAAAGGCGTTCCGGAGCGTCGCCGGAAAGTGGGGGCTCGAAGACGAGGCGCGTTATCTCTTCTACCGGGACTGGGCGGATCTCGAAGCGCGGCTTTGCCGGCTGCTCGACGAACACTATACCGCATTCCTCGATGTATCGTGCGACAACGGGCCGAGACTGCTTGACTTTTTACGGGACAGGGGCAAACAGGTTCCGGCTGATGTTTC includes these proteins:
- a CDS encoding LacI family DNA-binding transcriptional regulator; the protein is MQRTFLKDLAEAAGVSVSQASRALNGKAEVAPEVRQRIHELARKMNYRNLSHQHTVTLAVLISWMDHFTASLFNALSREAERNGIRLAVISPQHLSMLDEWLFDGVILISGRILIPDWHERCRLPLVAVNSRGNLLDRIPGVFSDGGFSQAMEYLISRGHRRIAVVNPGADIPTRDGKRGEKAFRSVAGKWGLEDEARYLFYRDWADLEARLCRLLDEHYTAFLDVSCDNGPRLLDFLRDRGKQVPADVSLITYDNREVSAYLEPPLTTLAYDFPEMARSAIELMRRRLKDGSGLNSVRLLTKLTVRGSTGPAPSR